The Xanthomonas sontii genomic sequence AGCGTGGCGATGCGCTCGGCGGGCGCGACGGGCTGCAACATGGGGGCGGAAGTGGCCAAGGCGGCACCGGGCGGAAGGCCGGCGATGTCCCTCGCCGCGATCAGGAAGGCCGCCGGCGTCCGCAGCGGCACGACGGCGCCGCTGCGTGCGGCGCCAGGGCTGGCGGCACCGGCGCGACCGGCACCGCCGCCAACGCACTCAGTGGTGGTGGCCGCCGTCGCCGTGCACGTGGCCGTGCTCGATCTCTTCGGCGCTGGCCTCGCGCACGTCGACGATCTCCACGTCGAAGTGCAGGTCCTTGCCGGCCATCGGGTGGTTGAGGTCGACGTCGACCACGCTCATGCCGACCTTCTGCACGGTGACCGCGCGCGGGCCGAAGTTGGTCTGCAGCACCACCTGGCTCCCCGGCTGCAGCTTGACCGCGCCGAAATGCTTCTTCGGCACGCGCTGGCTCAGGCCCTCGCGGTATTCGCCGTAGGCGTCCTTGGCGGCCACGTCGACACCGAAGCTGTCGCCGGCGGCCTTGTCCATCATCGCGTTCTCCAGACCCGGGATGATGTTGCCGTGGCCGACCAGGATCACCAGCGGATCGCGGTCCTTGGAGCTTTCGATCGGCTCTTGACCGACTTCCGAAACGGTGTAGTGGAAACGGACGACGCGGTCTTTTTCGATCTTCATGTGCACTCTGCGCTGTGGCTGCCGGGGGCAGACGGGATGGGCGGCTTGTCGGCCGCCGGGAGCGCCGCCATGATGGCGGCCTTCTGAGGTCGCGCATTATCCCGGCTCCATGCACAACACGCCAGTTTCGCCGCGCGGCCGCCGCGCGTTCCCGTGGTGGCTTCCGCTGCTGTGCACCGCCGCGCTGGCGGCCTGCGGACGCCACGAGGTCCGCCACACCCGGCCGGCACCGGTGGCGGTGCGCGAGTGGCCGCAGGTGGCGCCGGCCGACCCGGGCGCGGCCAACGCAGTGCTGATGCGGGCGCTAGGCCTGGTCGGCACGCCCTACCGCTACGGCGGCAACACCCCCGAGTCCGGGTTCGACTGCAGCGGCCTGGTCGCCTACGTCTACCGCGACATGCTCGACCTGCGGCTGCCGCGCACCTCGCGCGAACTGGCCGCGGTACAGGGGCCGCGGATCGACCCGCAGCGCCTGAGCACCGGCGACCTGGTGTTCTTCGGCAGCGCAGGAAATGTGACGCACGTCGGAATTTATGTCGGTGAAGGCCGCTTCGTGCACGCTCCCAGCACGGGCGGCACGGTGCGCCTGGATTCGCTGGACGGGGCCTACTGGCGGGACCACTACACCGGCGCAAAGCGGGTTTTGCGCTGAACTGTGATTTCACCCACATTCATAATTACGAAAATTTAACCTTATTTGAACTTCCTATTTCTGTCTACAAGGCATGATCCCCCATCGTTTTATTTTGTGATCCAAGCGTGACGACCGAAGCCCAGACCTCTCCAGGCAAGCCCGCCGTTCCCCGCCGGACCGCTTTCCGCCTCTTCTGCACCGCCTCGCTCTGTTTCTCGGCCCTCCCGGCCCTGGCCCAGACCGCTCCCGCCGACACCGTCGTCCCGGAAGCGATCGCGACCGTCGCCCCCGCTCCCGCTCCCGCCCAGGTGAGCGCCACCGCGACCACCGCCCAGGCGACCGCGCAGACCCCCAACAACACCACCACCTCGGCCAAGCCGGCCGCCGCCCAGGCGCCCGCACCGTCGCGCAGCAAGGCCGACGCCGCCGCCACCGCCACCCTGGCCGCCCTGCTGCCGCACCTGGCCGCCAACGACACCATTCCGCTGATGGACCGCTCGGCGATGTTCGCCGGCGACATCAGCCGCCTGCTGGCCAACTACGACGTGTCCCAGCCGGTCCCGCGCGAAGGCGTGGTGCCGGGCGGCGACAAGGTCCAGTCCGTGCTCAAGCGCGCCATGGCGCTGCTGGGCACCCCGTACCGCTGGGGCGGCGAGGACACCGAAGGCTTCGACTGCAGCGGCTTGGTCGGCTACGTGTTCCGCACCGCGCTGGGCATCGAACTGCCGCGCGTGTCGCGCGAGATGGCCCGCGAGGCCAATGCCCAGCTGATCAAGGACCGCGACGCGCTGGCACCGGGCGACCTGGTGTTCTTCGGTCGCAAGGGCCGCGTCGACCATGTCGGCCTGTACGTCGGCGAGGGCCGCTTCCTGCACGCCCCCAGCCGCGGCAAGGACGTGCGCGTGGACACGCTGACTTCCGGCTACTGGGGCGAGAAGTTCGTGCAGGCGCGCCGCGTGGCGATGTAAGCCGTCCGCTCCGCAGATACCGCACAGAAAAGGCCGCTGGGGACAGCGGCCTTTTTGGTTGTGGCGTTTCGCGGCCGCCCGGCTGGGCAGTCGTGCCACTGGCACCGACGCGGCCGCCCTCAGGCGGTGGCAACGATCGCGCGCACGTCCTTGTCGATCCGCAACGCGCCGTCGCCATGCGCGAACGCCGCCTCTACCGCCTGCCGCAAGGCTGACGCGTGCGCCTGCGGCGGCAACGGCAGACTCTGCAGATAGGCCATGACGTCCTCGGGATCGGTGCAGACCAGCACGTCGTCGAAGCGTGCGACCCGGACCTGTGCGAAGTGCATGGCGAACAGGCGCGCGCCCGCCTCCGCGTCCAGGCGCAGGGTGGACGGGTCGCGGTCCGGGCCACCGGCCACCCCGGCGACCAGTTGCGCGAGTTGACGCATGTTGTCGCGACCATTGAGCACCGCCAGTACTGCCGCGCCTGGACGAACGATGCGCCGCAGCTCGCGCACGCCCGCATGCGGATCGGGCAAGTGGTAGAGCATATGCACGGCCAGTGCGGCGTCGATGCTGGCATCGCGCAGCGGCAGGCGCATCGCGTCGCCGACCACACCCCGTGGCCGCAACGCCACCGCCTGCGCCAATGCCGCAGCGACCATGGCCGGCGAGCGATCCAGCAATTGCACTGCCAGCGATGGCGGCCACTGCCCGGCGAGCGCGCCCCACAGCTGGCCGGTGCCGCAGCCGATATCGGCCACGCGCATGTCTGCGGCCAGCGGCACCTGCGCGCGCAACCACGGGTACCAATCGCCGCGGCCGTACTTGGCGTGCAGCGACTTACGCTGCACCAGCCGCTGTGTATCGCCGTATTGCCGCTGTAGTTCCGCGCTGTCCGCCTGGAGGGTCATCGTCGCCGTCCGCGTTGCCCGCCGGCACGATACGCTGTCCGCCTCGATCGCGTCACCGGAACTTCGATGACACCACGCCCCTCGCCTGCCTCGCAGTCCTGCCGTGCCGATGAGCCCGTCCGCCGGGTCGCGTCCTGGCCGCAATTGCAGGCGCTGCGCTGATGCCGGCCAAGCACGTCCTGCCCACGCCCGACCAGGCGCTGGCGATCGCGCAATCGCTGCTGTCCACCCGCTACGCCGACGCGGCGTTCGGCTTCGCCGCCGGCTCGATCCTGCGCGGCGAAGGCACGCATCTCTCCGATCTCGACTTGGTCGTGGTCTATGAGCGCCTGCCGGCCGCACGCCGCGAATCGTTCCTCGCCGACGGCATGCCGGTCGAAGCCTTCGTGCACGACCCGGGCACGCTGGCCTGGTTCGTCGACGAAGACGCCGCCCGCGGCCGCCCCAGCCTGCTGCACATGATCGCCGAGGGCACCCTCGTCGGCACCGCGACCGAATCCGCACGCAGCCTGCAAGGCCGAGTCGCCGCGCGGCTGCAGGCCGGGCCGCCGCCGCTGACGCAGGCGCAACGGGACGCGCTGCGCTACGAGATCACTGATCTGGTCGACGACCTGTGCGGCGAGCGCAGCGCCGCCGAGATCCTCGCCATCGGCGCCCTGCTGCATCCGCGCCTGGCGGAACTGGCGCTGCGCGGACGCGGCCATTGGCACGGCAGCGGCAAGTGGGTGCCGCGCCTGCTGGCACGGATGGATCCGGCCTTGGGCCAACGCTTCGACCAGGCCTTCGCCGCACTGTTCGCCAACGCCGACTGTGCGCCGGTGCTGGCACTGGCGCAGCAGGAACTGGCCGTGCACGGCGGCCGCCTGTTCGACGGCGACTGCCGCATCGCGCCCGCGGACTGGCGCGCCTGAGCCAGCGCGCGGGCGCGCGCGCTCAGCCGTGGTAGTGGGCGATGGTGTCCTCGATGCCCTTGCTCAGTTCCATCACCTTCTGCGCGTACTCGGCCAGGCGATGGTCTTCCGGCGTGTCCGGATGCCAGGCCGGCACCGCGGTGGGGCGGCCTTCGACGCCATCCAGAGCCACGAACACGATGATGCAATGCGTGCACAGACGCGGCTCGCCGCCCATCGGATCGCGGGCGCGCACCTCGATGGCGAAATGCATGCTGCTGGTGCCGGTGTGGACCAGCTTGGCGCTGACCGTGACCATGTCGCTGATGCGGATCGGCGAGACGAAGCGGATGCCACCCACCGCCACGGTCACGCTGTAGTGGCCGCTCCAGCCCACCGCCGCGGCATAGCCGACCTGGTCGATCCACTTCATCACCACGCCGCCGTGGACCTTGCCGCCGTAGTTGACGTCGATCGGTTCGGCCAGGAAGCGGAAGGTCAGTTCGCGTTGCGTGCCGCTCATCGGGAGTCCATGCAGGGGAAGGAGGCGGCAGTCTGCCATGCGCCGCCGCCGTCAATCGCAACGGCGCCGCAATAAGGTGTCGCCACAGACGCGCTGGCGGCCGGCGGCGCCGGCTAGGCCGCGGCCAGCGCGAGATTGTCGCGCTTGCGGATGCACAGCCACGGGAAATGCGGCTGGCGCCAGCGCAACGCCCGCAGGCAGCGCACCGACAACCGCCGTGGGTCGAACAACCGGCGCAGCACGATGCCGTCCAATACCGCCTCGGTGTGCTGGTGGTACTGCTGCGCCAGTTCGGCGCAGCCCAGGTCGCTGAAGTAGCGCAGGCTGCGCGCGGCGCTGGCCCGGGCTTTCTCAGCGTCAGCGTAGAACGGGCTGTCGAGGATGTGCAGTTCGCCGTCGTGCTGCAGCAGCTGCAGCAGCCGAGCGATCAGCGCACGCGGATCGGCGAAGTATTGGAGGCAGGCCGGCACCACCACGACATCGAACCGCTGCGCCGGCAGCGGCAAACGCAGGATGTCGCCGGCGACGAAGCTCAACCGCGGCGCGTCGGCGAAGACCCGCGCCGCCTGCGCCAGTTCGGTGCGATTGACGTCGACACCGCAGACTTCGCGCTGCAGGCCGCTGGCCAGGCGATACGACAGCCAGCCGTTGCCGCAGCCGAGTTCCAGCAGAGGACCGTCGCCGCCACGCGCAC encodes the following:
- a CDS encoding peptidylprolyl isomerase, whose product is MKIEKDRVVRFHYTVSEVGQEPIESSKDRDPLVILVGHGNIIPGLENAMMDKAAGDSFGVDVAAKDAYGEYREGLSQRVPKKHFGAVKLQPGSQVVLQTNFGPRAVTVQKVGMSVVDVDLNHPMAGKDLHFDVEIVDVREASAEEIEHGHVHGDGGHHH
- a CDS encoding nucleotidyltransferase domain-containing protein; this translates as MPAKHVLPTPDQALAIAQSLLSTRYADAAFGFAAGSILRGEGTHLSDLDLVVVYERLPAARRESFLADGMPVEAFVHDPGTLAWFVDEDAARGRPSLLHMIAEGTLVGTATESARSLQGRVAARLQAGPPPLTQAQRDALRYEITDLVDDLCGERSAAEILAIGALLHPRLAELALRGRGHWHGSGKWVPRLLARMDPALGQRFDQAFAALFANADCAPVLALAQQELAVHGGRLFDGDCRIAPADWRA
- a CDS encoding C40 family peptidase gives rise to the protein MTTEAQTSPGKPAVPRRTAFRLFCTASLCFSALPALAQTAPADTVVPEAIATVAPAPAPAQVSATATTAQATAQTPNNTTTSAKPAAAQAPAPSRSKADAAATATLAALLPHLAANDTIPLMDRSAMFAGDISRLLANYDVSQPVPREGVVPGGDKVQSVLKRAMALLGTPYRWGGEDTEGFDCSGLVGYVFRTALGIELPRVSREMAREANAQLIKDRDALAPGDLVFFGRKGRVDHVGLYVGEGRFLHAPSRGKDVRVDTLTSGYWGEKFVQARRVAM
- a CDS encoding class I SAM-dependent methyltransferase, with translation MTLQADSAELQRQYGDTQRLVQRKSLHAKYGRGDWYPWLRAQVPLAADMRVADIGCGTGQLWGALAGQWPPSLAVQLLDRSPAMVAAALAQAVALRPRGVVGDAMRLPLRDASIDAALAVHMLYHLPDPHAGVRELRRIVRPGAAVLAVLNGRDNMRQLAQLVAGVAGGPDRDPSTLRLDAEAGARLFAMHFAQVRVARFDDVLVCTDPEDVMAYLQSLPLPPQAHASALRQAVEAAFAHGDGALRIDKDVRAIVATA
- a CDS encoding C40 family peptidase — protein: MHNTPVSPRGRRAFPWWLPLLCTAALAACGRHEVRHTRPAPVAVREWPQVAPADPGAANAVLMRALGLVGTPYRYGGNTPESGFDCSGLVAYVYRDMLDLRLPRTSRELAAVQGPRIDPQRLSTGDLVFFGSAGNVTHVGIYVGEGRFVHAPSTGGTVRLDSLDGAYWRDHYTGAKRVLR
- a CDS encoding acyl-CoA thioesterase, whose amino-acid sequence is MSGTQRELTFRFLAEPIDVNYGGKVHGGVVMKWIDQVGYAAAVGWSGHYSVTVAVGGIRFVSPIRISDMVTVSAKLVHTGTSSMHFAIEVRARDPMGGEPRLCTHCIIVFVALDGVEGRPTAVPAWHPDTPEDHRLAEYAQKVMELSKGIEDTIAHYHG
- a CDS encoding class I SAM-dependent methyltransferase, giving the protein MSTPAESLRAQLRQLPGLTLHAGVLVHDALPDDPFEQRYLDVRRREGRLYSDAQVRTLPQPPGALGASHEWRVRAESCRRLLRHLRARGGDGPLLELGCGNGWLSYRLASGLQREVCGVDVNRTELAQAARVFADAPRLSFVAGDILRLPLPAQRFDVVVVPACLQYFADPRALIARLLQLLQHDGELHILDSPFYADAEKARASAARSLRYFSDLGCAELAQQYHQHTEAVLDGIVLRRLFDPRRLSVRCLRALRWRQPHFPWLCIRKRDNLALAAA